In the Ilumatobacteraceae bacterium genome, one interval contains:
- a CDS encoding SDR family NAD(P)-dependent oxidoreductase, whose product MSTSYDFSDRTVIVTGGGRGIGLALSRFFAAAGATVAVADVNEQALADVLVGELDDAIPLVADVADSESVNAAVDHVLGVTGRIDIVVNNAGILRDRVVWKLTDDDWQAVLGVHLTGTFNLTRAVVPTMRERGYGRIVNVTSYTGLHGNIGQANYAAAKAGIIGFTRTTAKELAGFGITVNAISPNAETDMVASIPPDRLAELQAEIPMGRFSAPEETAPLVGFLASEQAGYITGVVVPVDGGLSI is encoded by the coding sequence ATGAGCACCTCATACGACTTCAGCGACCGCACCGTCATCGTGACCGGCGGCGGGCGGGGCATCGGGCTGGCACTCAGCCGATTCTTCGCTGCCGCCGGTGCCACCGTGGCGGTGGCCGACGTGAACGAGCAGGCACTCGCCGACGTGCTCGTCGGCGAACTCGACGACGCGATCCCGCTCGTCGCCGACGTCGCCGATTCCGAGTCGGTGAACGCCGCGGTCGACCACGTGCTCGGCGTGACCGGCCGCATCGACATCGTCGTCAACAACGCCGGGATCCTGCGCGACCGTGTGGTCTGGAAACTGACCGACGACGACTGGCAGGCGGTGCTCGGCGTGCATCTCACCGGCACCTTCAACCTCACCCGTGCCGTCGTGCCGACGATGCGCGAACGCGGCTACGGCCGGATCGTGAACGTCACCTCGTACACCGGGCTGCACGGCAACATCGGTCAGGCCAACTATGCGGCCGCCAAAGCCGGCATCATCGGGTTCACCCGCACCACCGCCAAGGAGTTGGCGGGGTTCGGCATCACGGTCAACGCCATCTCGCCCAACGCCGAGACCGACATGGTCGCCTCGATCCCTCCCGACCGCCTCGCCGAGCTGCAGGCCGAGATCCCGATGGGACGCTTCTCCGCACCCGAGGAAACCGCACCGCTGGTCGGGTTCCTCGCCTCCGAACAGGCGGGCTACATCACCGGCGTGGTCGTTCCGGTCGACGGCGGACTGTCGATTTGA
- a CDS encoding Gfo/Idh/MocA family oxidoreductase, with amino-acid sequence MTINVALAGAGAFGIKHLDAMAQIDDVRVVSVVGRELGPTQEVAETYGIDHVTTDLAETLALDTVDAVVLATPTQMHAEQSIACLEAGKHVEVEIPLCDDLADGRRVVEAQQRTGLVAMCGHTRRFNPSHQWVNRRVRSGEFSIQQMDVQTYFFRRTNTNALGQPRSWTDHLLWHHAAHTVDLFAYQCGSPIVDAHAMQGPIHPELGIAMDMSVQLRAESGAICTLSLSFNNDGPFGTFFRYIGDTGTYIARYDDLVDGREEPIDVSDVDVSTNGIELQDREFFAAIREGREPNSSVSQVLPCYEVLDGLERQLAVD; translated from the coding sequence ATGACGATCAACGTCGCCCTGGCCGGTGCCGGCGCGTTCGGCATCAAGCACCTCGACGCGATGGCGCAGATCGACGACGTCCGGGTCGTCTCGGTCGTCGGTCGCGAGCTCGGTCCGACCCAGGAGGTCGCCGAGACGTACGGTATCGATCACGTCACGACCGACCTCGCCGAGACCCTGGCGCTCGACACCGTCGACGCCGTCGTGCTCGCCACACCGACGCAGATGCACGCCGAGCAGTCGATCGCGTGTCTCGAAGCGGGCAAGCACGTCGAGGTCGAGATCCCGTTGTGCGACGACCTGGCCGACGGCCGCCGCGTCGTCGAGGCGCAGCAGCGAACCGGACTCGTCGCGATGTGCGGTCACACGCGCCGCTTCAACCCGAGTCACCAGTGGGTCAACCGTCGGGTGCGGTCTGGCGAATTCTCGATCCAGCAGATGGACGTGCAGACGTACTTCTTCCGGCGCACCAACACCAACGCGCTCGGCCAGCCGCGCAGCTGGACCGACCATCTGCTGTGGCACCACGCGGCCCACACCGTCGACCTGTTCGCCTACCAGTGCGGCAGCCCGATCGTCGACGCCCACGCGATGCAGGGTCCGATCCATCCCGAGCTCGGCATCGCGATGGACATGTCGGTCCAGCTGCGCGCCGAGTCGGGCGCGATCTGCACGCTGTCGTTGTCGTTCAACAACGACGGCCCGTTCGGCACCTTCTTCCGGTACATCGGTGACACCGGCACGTACATCGCCCGGTACGACGACCTGGTCGACGGCCGTGAGGAACCGATCGATGTGTCCGACGTCGACGTGTCGACCAACGGCATCGAGTTGCAGGACCGCGAGTTCTTCGCCGCCATCCGCGAGGGTCGCGAGCCGAACAGCAGCGTCAGTCAGGTGCTGCCGTGCTACGAGGTACTCGACGGCCTCGAACGACAACTCGCCGTCGACTGA
- the ligA gene encoding protocatechuate 4,5-dioxygenase subunit alpha — translation MATNDSETQMALDKPYLDIPGTTVFDAAQARKGYWLNQFCMSLMRADHRERFLADERAYLDEWDMTEDQKQAVLDRDMNRMIALGGNIYFLAKIGATDGKSFQQMAGSMTGMSEEEYRAMMLAGGRSIDGNRYVGEER, via the coding sequence ATGGCGACGAACGATTCGGAGACGCAGATGGCACTCGACAAGCCGTACCTCGACATTCCCGGCACGACCGTGTTCGACGCGGCACAGGCCCGCAAGGGCTACTGGCTCAATCAGTTCTGCATGTCGCTGATGCGCGCCGACCATCGGGAACGGTTCCTCGCCGACGAGCGGGCGTACCTCGACGAGTGGGACATGACCGAGGACCAGAAGCAGGCCGTGCTCGACCGCGACATGAACCGCATGATCGCGCTGGGGGGCAACATCTACTTCCTCGCCAAGATCGGCGCGACCGACGGCAAGAGCTTCCAGCAGATGGCGGGGTCGATGACCGGCATGAGCGAGGAGGAGTACCGGGCGATGATGCTCGCCGGCGGCCGGTCGATCGACGGCAACCGCTACGTCGGGGAGGAGCGCTGA
- a CDS encoding 4-carboxy-4-hydroxy-2-oxoadipate aldolase/oxaloacetate decarboxylase, producing the protein MNQHVIVRNIERADPGVIERLGDAGTATVHEAIGRVGFVGTHLRPIQLDTKVAGSAVTVLSHPGDNMMIHAAVEMCGPGDILVVTNTAPSTHGMFGDLLATSLMARGVRGLVIDAGVRDTADLRSMGFPVWSQHVSCQGTVKNTPGSVNVPVVLGGITVQPGDVVCADDDGVVIVPREQAEWALEQSDARLAKEATMRTRLEAGELGVDVYGLRQRLLDLGVEYVD; encoded by the coding sequence ATGAACCAGCACGTGATCGTCCGCAACATCGAGCGTGCCGACCCCGGCGTGATCGAGCGGCTCGGTGATGCCGGCACGGCGACGGTGCACGAGGCGATCGGCCGCGTCGGATTCGTCGGCACGCACCTGCGCCCCATCCAGCTCGACACGAAGGTCGCCGGGTCCGCCGTCACCGTGCTCAGCCACCCCGGCGACAACATGATGATTCACGCCGCGGTCGAGATGTGCGGGCCGGGCGACATCCTCGTCGTCACCAACACGGCCCCGTCGACGCACGGCATGTTCGGTGACCTGCTCGCGACCTCGCTGATGGCGCGTGGTGTTCGCGGTCTCGTGATCGACGCCGGTGTCCGCGACACCGCCGACCTGCGGTCGATGGGCTTTCCGGTCTGGTCGCAGCACGTCTCGTGCCAGGGCACCGTGAAGAACACGCCCGGTTCGGTCAACGTGCCGGTCGTGCTCGGTGGGATCACGGTCCAGCCGGGCGACGTGGTGTGTGCCGACGACGACGGTGTGGTCATCGTGCCGCGCGAGCAGGCCGAGTGGGCGCTCGAACAGTCCGATGCCCGACTCGCGAAGGAGGCCACGATGCGCACGCGGCTCGAGGCCGGCGAGCTGGGCGTCGACGTCTACGGGCTGCGTCAGCGGTTGCTCGACCTGGGCGTCGAGTACGTCGACTGA
- a CDS encoding AMP-binding protein gives MSTLHHEPLLPHLIITALERFEHEPCIHLGDQVLSYADVRRQTSQLIQVLRSRGIARGARLAVLSKNRPEVLTNLTASMINGSVITPLHPMGSFDDHAYVIGAASIECLVVDVDHFAERTSQLRERFPDLVVLGLGPSDVADDYLELAATFEPQPLVAPDIGPDDLCTLAYTGGTTGLPKGVLLPQRVWSNLTFIQMAEWEFPREVRMLVATPLSHAAMTLLGPVLLHGGVFHVMEAFSPDGFFDLVETHRITTTMIVPVMLYALQGNERYRTADMSSMETIFYGASPMSPPKLADAIDLWGSIFFQFYGQSEAPMVIAHMKKDEHDLSKPERLASCGRPAPWVHVALLGPDDQPTGPGEPGEICARGPLVMVGYHDMADQTAETLSGDWLHTGDVGRFDDEGFLYIVDRTKDMVITGGFNVFPREVEDVISTHAAVNTVMVVGVPDDKWGEAVKAVVVLAPGFESSDELTAEIQALVKEAKGSQQSPKTVDYVDAVPLTPVGKPDKKAVRARYWSGTDRSVG, from the coding sequence GTGTCGACGCTGCACCACGAGCCGCTGTTGCCCCATCTGATCATCACCGCGCTCGAGCGCTTCGAGCACGAGCCGTGCATCCATCTCGGTGATCAGGTGCTCTCGTACGCCGACGTCCGGCGACAGACCAGCCAGTTGATCCAGGTGCTCCGGTCTCGGGGCATCGCACGCGGCGCCCGGCTCGCGGTGCTCTCCAAGAACCGTCCGGAGGTGCTGACGAACCTGACGGCGTCGATGATCAACGGCTCGGTGATCACCCCACTCCACCCGATGGGATCGTTCGACGACCACGCCTACGTCATCGGCGCGGCGTCGATCGAATGCCTCGTCGTCGACGTCGACCACTTCGCAGAGCGGACCTCGCAGCTCCGCGAGCGTTTCCCCGACCTCGTCGTGCTCGGCCTCGGTCCCAGCGACGTCGCCGACGACTACCTCGAACTCGCTGCCACGTTCGAGCCGCAACCACTGGTCGCGCCTGACATCGGTCCCGACGATCTCTGCACGCTGGCGTACACGGGTGGGACGACCGGTCTGCCCAAGGGCGTCCTGCTCCCGCAGCGGGTGTGGTCCAACCTCACGTTCATCCAGATGGCCGAGTGGGAGTTCCCGCGCGAGGTGCGGATGCTCGTGGCGACGCCGCTGTCACACGCAGCGATGACGTTGCTGGGCCCGGTGCTGCTCCACGGCGGTGTGTTCCACGTGATGGAGGCGTTCAGTCCCGACGGGTTCTTCGATCTCGTCGAAACACACCGCATCACGACCACGATGATCGTGCCGGTGATGCTCTATGCGCTGCAGGGCAACGAGCGCTACCGAACCGCCGACATGTCGAGCATGGAGACGATCTTCTACGGCGCATCGCCCATGAGCCCGCCGAAGCTCGCTGACGCGATCGACCTGTGGGGGTCGATCTTCTTCCAGTTCTACGGCCAGTCGGAAGCGCCGATGGTGATCGCCCACATGAAGAAGGACGAGCACGACCTGTCGAAACCCGAGCGACTCGCCTCGTGCGGTCGCCCGGCGCCGTGGGTCCACGTGGCGTTGCTCGGTCCGGATGACCAACCGACCGGTCCCGGTGAACCCGGCGAGATCTGCGCCCGCGGGCCGCTCGTGATGGTCGGCTACCACGACATGGCCGACCAGACGGCCGAGACGCTGTCGGGTGACTGGTTGCACACCGGCGATGTCGGTCGGTTCGACGACGAGGGGTTCCTCTACATCGTCGACCGCACGAAGGACATGGTCATCACCGGTGGATTCAACGTCTTCCCCCGCGAGGTGGAAGACGTGATCAGCACGCACGCAGCCGTGAACACGGTGATGGTGGTGGGCGTACCCGACGACAAGTGGGGCGAGGCGGTGAAGGCGGTGGTCGTGCTCGCACCCGGATTCGAATCGAGCGACGAACTCACCGCCGAGATCCAGGCCCTGGTCAAGGAGGCGAAGGGGTCGCAGCAGTCACCGAAGACCGTCGACTACGTCGACGCGGTGCCGCTGACGCCGGTCGGCAAGCCCGACAAGAAGGCGGTGCGAGCACGCTACTGGTCGGGCACCGACCGCTCCGTCGGCTGA
- a CDS encoding NAD(P)/FAD-dependent oxidoreductase: MTTAVVVGAGPNGLAAALTLATAGVEVTVLEAAPRIGGGTRSSELTVPGLLHDECSGFHPLSFDTKFAELARLERHGLQWAWPEVQYSHPIGGAAGGAAVRSVDETADGLVGDERAWRSVFGPLVPRFGDIAGDFLGPIIGVPDHPLELARFGLRAALPAALLARRFSTEEGRALFGGVAAHAFWPFRSVLSSAIGTALGTAAHTYGWPVAVGGSASITTAMADALAANGGTIETDHRVVSVHDLDSPDIVMLDVAPGAAVAMLGDTMPARFRRSLGRYRHGPAAFKVDFAVEGGVPWSHEPSRRAGTVHVSGGYDETAAVEAMVHRGQMPERPFVLVGQQYLADPGRSNGDVHPLYAYAHVPAGFTGDATEAIERQIERFAPGFRDRIVARHVQSTSDLSARNANIVDGDIVTGANSPRQLVFRPRVGLDPYSLGVPGHFLCSAATPPGAGAHGMCGYHAAQSALRRLGHDTSAPTAGVDDG; the protein is encoded by the coding sequence GTGACCACCGCGGTCGTCGTCGGGGCCGGACCGAACGGGCTGGCCGCCGCGCTCACGCTGGCGACGGCCGGGGTCGAGGTCACGGTGCTCGAGGCCGCACCACGGATCGGCGGCGGCACACGGAGCAGCGAGCTGACCGTCCCGGGTCTGCTCCACGACGAGTGCTCCGGCTTCCACCCGTTGAGCTTCGACACCAAGTTCGCGGAACTCGCCCGACTCGAACGACACGGCTTGCAGTGGGCATGGCCCGAGGTGCAGTACTCGCATCCGATCGGCGGCGCCGCCGGCGGTGCCGCGGTTCGGTCGGTCGACGAGACGGCCGACGGCCTCGTCGGTGACGAGCGAGCGTGGCGGTCGGTCTTCGGCCCCCTCGTGCCCCGCTTCGGCGACATCGCCGGCGACTTCCTCGGTCCGATCATCGGGGTCCCCGACCACCCTCTCGAGCTCGCCCGGTTCGGACTGCGAGCAGCCCTCCCGGCCGCGCTCCTGGCGAGACGATTCTCGACCGAGGAGGGTCGCGCGCTGTTCGGCGGCGTCGCCGCGCATGCGTTCTGGCCGTTCCGCTCGGTGCTGTCGTCGGCGATCGGCACGGCGCTCGGCACGGCGGCACACACGTACGGCTGGCCGGTCGCCGTCGGCGGTTCGGCGTCGATCACCACGGCGATGGCCGATGCGCTCGCCGCCAACGGCGGGACGATCGAGACCGACCACCGGGTGGTCTCGGTGCACGATCTCGACTCACCCGACATCGTCATGCTCGACGTCGCTCCCGGCGCTGCGGTCGCGATGCTCGGCGACACGATGCCCGCACGGTTCCGCCGTTCGCTCGGCCGATACCGGCACGGTCCTGCCGCGTTCAAGGTCGACTTCGCCGTCGAGGGTGGTGTCCCGTGGAGTCATGAGCCGTCGCGTCGTGCCGGCACCGTGCACGTCAGCGGCGGCTACGACGAGACCGCCGCCGTGGAGGCGATGGTGCACCGCGGGCAGATGCCCGAGCGTCCGTTCGTGCTGGTCGGCCAGCAGTACCTCGCCGACCCCGGTCGATCGAACGGCGACGTACACCCGCTCTACGCGTACGCCCACGTCCCGGCCGGGTTCACCGGCGACGCGACCGAGGCGATCGAGCGTCAGATCGAACGGTTCGCGCCCGGCTTCCGCGACCGGATCGTGGCCCGGCACGTCCAGTCGACATCCGACCTCTCGGCACGGAACGCGAACATCGTCGACGGCGACATCGTCACCGGTGCCAACTCACCTCGGCAACTGGTGTTCCGGCCGCGCGTCGGGCTCGACCCGTACTCGCTCGGCGTGCCCGGGCACTTCCTGTGCTCGGCCGCCACCCCGCCGGGGGCCGGCGCGCACGGCATGTGCGGCTACCACGCGGCCCAGTCGGCGCTCCGACGTCTGGGGCACGACACGTCGGCGCCGACGGCCGGGGTCGACGACGGGTGA
- a CDS encoding YrhK family protein, producing the protein MIDDVRAGEHRSVHRPHPIMAVVNNYEWLHTSLGLAGNLAFLVGSVFFLDEDLKTAGVWLFIVGAAGMLLGSIGRAIADVYSDE; encoded by the coding sequence ATGATCGACGACGTCCGCGCCGGTGAGCACCGGTCGGTACACCGGCCCCACCCGATCATGGCGGTGGTCAACAACTACGAATGGCTGCACACGAGCCTCGGGCTGGCCGGGAACCTCGCGTTCCTGGTGGGTTCGGTGTTCTTCCTCGACGAGGATCTCAAGACAGCCGGCGTCTGGCTCTTCATCGTGGGTGCCGCCGGCATGTTGCTGGGCAGCATCGGCAGGGCGATCGCCGACGTGTACTCCGACGAGTGA
- a CDS encoding amidohydrolase family protein, whose translation MIIDCHGHYTTAPPQLGDYREAQKAALQADPGHVGDKGALEISDDALRESLEGNQLRLQRERDIDLTLFSPRASWMGHHIGNEHTSRFWTEHCNELIARICDLYPSNFAPVCQLPQSPGVGIESSVRELRRCVDELGFIGCNLNPDPSGGNWTGPPLFDPYWRPLFEAMCELDVPAMVHVSASCNPNFHFTSSHYLGADTTAFVQAMTSGLFRDFPEMRWVIPHGGGAVPYHWGRFKGMAEGAREGGGDGAAWSLLDELMDNIFFDTCVYHQPGIDLLVDVVPAANVLFGSEMLGAVKGLDPETGHGYDDTKRYIDQADLTPEQRTQIFSGNVQRVYPRLTLPEAAA comes from the coding sequence ATGATCATCGACTGCCACGGCCACTACACGACGGCACCACCGCAGCTCGGTGACTATCGCGAGGCCCAGAAGGCCGCCCTGCAAGCCGACCCCGGCCATGTGGGCGACAAGGGTGCGCTGGAGATCTCCGACGATGCGCTCCGCGAGAGCCTGGAGGGCAACCAACTCCGACTCCAGCGCGAGCGCGACATCGATCTCACCCTCTTCTCGCCACGGGCGTCGTGGATGGGTCACCACATCGGCAACGAACACACGAGCCGGTTCTGGACCGAGCACTGCAACGAACTGATCGCCCGCATCTGCGACCTGTACCCGAGCAACTTCGCGCCGGTGTGTCAGCTGCCGCAGTCGCCCGGCGTCGGCATCGAGTCGTCGGTGCGCGAACTGCGTCGTTGCGTCGACGAACTGGGCTTCATCGGGTGCAACCTCAACCCCGACCCGTCCGGTGGTAACTGGACCGGCCCGCCGCTGTTCGACCCGTACTGGCGGCCTCTGTTCGAGGCGATGTGTGAACTCGACGTGCCGGCGATGGTGCACGTGAGCGCCAGCTGCAATCCGAACTTTCACTTCACCAGCTCGCACTACCTCGGTGCCGACACCACCGCGTTCGTGCAGGCGATGACGTCGGGTCTGTTCCGCGACTTCCCCGAGATGCGCTGGGTGATTCCCCACGGCGGCGGCGCGGTGCCGTATCACTGGGGCCGGTTCAAGGGGATGGCCGAAGGGGCCCGCGAGGGCGGCGGCGACGGAGCGGCGTGGTCGCTGCTCGACGAACTGATGGACAACATCTTCTTCGACACGTGCGTCTACCACCAGCCGGGCATCGACCTGCTCGTCGACGTCGTACCCGCCGCCAACGTCCTGTTCGGTTCCGAGATGCTGGGCGCGGTCAAGGGTCTCGATCCCGAGACCGGTCACGGGTACGACGACACCAAGCGCTACATCGACCAGGCCGACCTCACGCCCGAGCAGCGCACACAGATCTTCAGCGGGAACGTCCAGCGTGTCTACCCCCGCCTCACCCTGCCGGAGGCAGCCGCATGA
- a CDS encoding class III extradiol dioxygenase subunit beta, with amino-acid sequence MARITSSVYTSHVPAIGVAIDTGITDQPYWQPLFAGYEPSRAWIGEHPPDAIVLVFNDHATSFSLDLIPTFAIGTGASYAVADEGWGPRPVPPVIGHPDLAAHIAHSVIQDDFDLTIVNKMDVDHGLTVPLSLMFGQPDAWPCPVIPFAVNVVQFPPPSGQRCLHLGRAIRRAVESYDEPMNVQIWGTGGMSHQLQGPRAGLINADFDAAFLDQLIADPAELARKPHVDYLREAGSEGVELVMWLVARGAMGDLAGGPPPSVRHRFYHVPASNTAVGHLILDDQLILDDTETP; translated from the coding sequence ATGGCTCGCATCACGTCGTCCGTCTACACGTCGCACGTACCCGCGATCGGCGTCGCGATCGACACCGGCATCACCGATCAGCCCTACTGGCAGCCGCTGTTCGCCGGGTACGAACCGTCGAGAGCGTGGATCGGGGAGCATCCGCCCGACGCGATCGTGCTCGTCTTCAACGATCACGCCACGTCGTTCAGTCTCGACCTGATCCCGACGTTCGCGATCGGCACCGGCGCCTCCTACGCGGTCGCCGACGAGGGGTGGGGTCCGCGCCCCGTGCCGCCGGTGATCGGTCACCCCGATCTCGCCGCGCACATCGCACACTCGGTCATCCAGGACGACTTCGACCTGACGATCGTCAACAAGATGGACGTCGACCACGGGCTCACCGTGCCGCTGTCGCTGATGTTCGGACAGCCCGACGCGTGGCCGTGCCCGGTGATCCCGTTCGCCGTCAACGTCGTGCAGTTCCCGCCCCCGTCCGGGCAACGCTGTCTGCACCTCGGTCGGGCCATCCGACGGGCGGTCGAGTCGTACGACGAGCCCATGAACGTGCAGATCTGGGGGACCGGCGGCATGAGCCACCAGCTGCAGGGTCCCCGCGCCGGTCTGATCAACGCCGACTTCGACGCCGCGTTCCTCGATCAGCTGATCGCCGACCCGGCCGAACTCGCCCGCAAGCCCCACGTCGACTACCTCCGTGAGGCCGGGTCCGAGGGGGTCGAACTCGTGATGTGGCTCGTCGCGCGCGGCGCGATGGGCGATCTCGCCGGCGGTCCGCCGCCGAGCGTGCGGCACCGCTTCTACCATGTGCCGGCGAGCAACACGGCCGTCGGCCATCTGATCCTCGACGACCAACTCATCCTCGACGACACGGAGACACCATGA